A genomic window from Pseudodesulfovibrio alkaliphilus includes:
- the asnS gene encoding asparagine--tRNA ligase, protein MKRTKIRAALEAAGPMDEIVVMGWVRTKRDSKGFSFVELNDGSTLLNIQVVIDHTPEIESVLDRVGTGAAVQISGELVESPGKGQKWEIRGRTIEVFGEADQETFPLQKKRHSDEFLRTIAHLRPRTNKFGAMFRIRSELAQAIHKFFADKGFFYVHTPIVTGSDCEGAGEMFRVTSLEPGADASPDKDFFGKPAQLTVSGQLSAEMFALSLGEVYTFGPTFRAENSNTPRHVAEFWMIEPEMAFADLADDMDLGEEMIKFLITHILDHCPNDVELFAKWVDKGLMLTLENVLQDSFARLPYTEAIDILNKAGKSFEYPVEWGMDLQTEHERFLCEEQFKKPVYVHDYPKSIKPFYMRVNDDGRTVAAMDCLVPRIGELIGGSQREERLDVLLGRMGEMGLSEEDYWWYLDSRRFGSAPHAGFGMGFERMLMLVTGVTNIRDVIPFPRTPNSLEF, encoded by the coding sequence ATGAAGAGAACGAAGATACGCGCCGCCCTGGAAGCCGCCGGGCCCATGGACGAAATCGTGGTCATGGGCTGGGTGCGCACCAAGCGCGACAGCAAGGGATTTTCCTTTGTGGAGCTCAACGATGGCTCGACCCTGCTTAACATCCAGGTGGTCATCGACCATACCCCGGAGATCGAGTCCGTCCTTGACCGGGTTGGCACCGGCGCTGCGGTGCAGATCAGCGGGGAACTGGTGGAGTCGCCGGGCAAGGGTCAGAAGTGGGAGATCCGTGGCCGGACCATCGAGGTGTTTGGCGAGGCCGATCAGGAAACTTTTCCGCTGCAGAAGAAGCGCCACAGCGACGAGTTTTTGCGCACAATAGCTCACTTGAGGCCGCGCACCAACAAGTTCGGAGCCATGTTCCGCATTCGCTCCGAATTGGCTCAGGCCATCCACAAATTCTTTGCCGACAAAGGGTTCTTCTACGTCCACACTCCCATCGTCACCGGCTCCGACTGCGAAGGAGCGGGCGAAATGTTCCGTGTCACCAGCCTGGAACCCGGCGCAGACGCATCGCCGGACAAGGACTTTTTCGGCAAGCCAGCCCAGCTCACGGTCTCGGGTCAGCTTTCGGCCGAGATGTTCGCCTTGTCCCTTGGCGAGGTCTACACCTTCGGCCCCACCTTCCGGGCCGAGAACTCCAATACCCCGCGGCATGTGGCCGAGTTCTGGATGATCGAGCCCGAGATGGCCTTTGCTGATCTTGCGGATGACATGGACCTTGGCGAGGAGATGATCAAATTTCTCATTACCCATATTCTGGATCATTGCCCCAATGACGTGGAGCTTTTTGCCAAATGGGTTGACAAGGGACTGATGCTGACCCTTGAAAACGTGCTGCAGGATTCATTTGCGCGTTTGCCTTATACCGAGGCCATCGACATCCTCAATAAGGCGGGGAAGAGTTTCGAATACCCGGTGGAGTGGGGCATGGATCTGCAGACCGAGCATGAGCGGTTTTTGTGCGAGGAGCAGTTCAAAAAGCCCGTGTATGTCCATGATTATCCCAAAAGCATCAAACCTTTTTATATGCGTGTTAACGATGACGGGCGAACCGTGGCTGCCATGGACTGCCTGGTGCCGCGTATTGGCGAACTCATCGGCGGCAGCCAGCGCGAGGAGCGGCTCGACGTGCTCCTCGGGCGCATGGGCGAGATGGGGCTGAGCGAGGAAGACTACTGGTGGTATCTTGATTCCCGCCGGTTCGGATCAGCCCCCCATGCCGGGTTCGGCATGGGCTTTGAGCGGATGCTCATGCTCGTAACCGGCGTGACCAACATCCGCGATGTCATCCCCTTCCCCAGAACACCAAATAGTCTCGAGTTCTAA
- the ftsY gene encoding signal recognition particle-docking protein FtsY, with amino-acid sequence MGFFSKLKKVWQSPEDIAQQALDDYKREHGLAAPEMASISENQAAVPETRPTADASLPGIETLPSNDGWRAGLTLALRQAEPKLSQWLTIITADVEEKGPLLWERLAFLFNALGAPDDEAREFISRFEAWLEDMGYRTVDDFRSELQYRLALALELEDEEDERDRLFLKLSDGIAKTREQITRRIDGLLSSHSRLDDDFWDEFEEILIMADVGMEAAGQLMDNLKARARKAGTDNPEDFKNILREELEEIFRTPPRIEAVNPPEVLMMVGVNGVGKTTTIAKLAYRAQLQGRKVLIAAGDTFRAAAIEQLEVWANRIGVGFFAKAEGSDPAAVAYEAMDKAVSEGYDLLLLDTAGRLHTKVNLMEELKKVQRVLGKKHPGAPHRCVLVIDATTGQNALSQTKLFNEAVGLDEIILTKLDGTAKGGVVVAVTLQHRLPITFVGLGEKMEDLRPFNGKDFAKALLT; translated from the coding sequence ATGGGATTCTTTAGCAAGCTGAAAAAGGTCTGGCAAAGCCCTGAGGACATAGCGCAACAGGCCCTGGACGATTACAAGCGGGAGCATGGCCTGGCAGCCCCCGAAATGGCGTCGATTTCGGAGAATCAAGCTGCCGTGCCCGAAACTCGGCCGACCGCTGACGCATCGCTCCCCGGCATTGAAACCCTCCCGAGCAACGACGGCTGGCGGGCTGGCCTGACGCTGGCCTTGCGACAGGCCGAGCCGAAGCTGTCGCAGTGGCTGACCATCATCACCGCCGATGTTGAAGAGAAAGGTCCACTGCTGTGGGAACGCCTCGCTTTTCTTTTCAATGCGCTGGGTGCGCCGGACGACGAGGCCCGTGAATTCATAAGCCGTTTCGAGGCGTGGCTTGAGGATATGGGCTACCGGACCGTTGACGACTTCCGCTCCGAGCTGCAATACCGGCTGGCCCTGGCCCTGGAGCTGGAAGACGAAGAGGACGAACGCGACCGGCTCTTCCTCAAACTTTCCGACGGCATCGCCAAGACCCGCGAACAAATCACAAGACGCATCGACGGCCTGCTCTCGTCTCACTCACGCCTGGACGACGATTTTTGGGACGAGTTCGAGGAGATACTAATCATGGCCGACGTGGGCATGGAAGCCGCTGGCCAGCTCATGGACAACCTCAAAGCCCGCGCCCGCAAGGCCGGAACGGACAACCCCGAGGATTTCAAGAACATACTGCGCGAGGAATTGGAGGAGATATTCCGCACCCCGCCGCGCATCGAGGCGGTGAACCCTCCCGAGGTGCTGATGATGGTCGGCGTCAACGGCGTGGGCAAGACCACCACCATAGCCAAGCTGGCCTACCGGGCGCAGTTGCAAGGCCGCAAGGTGCTCATCGCGGCAGGTGACACCTTCCGGGCTGCGGCCATTGAACAGCTTGAAGTCTGGGCAAACCGGATCGGAGTTGGATTCTTTGCCAAGGCCGAAGGCTCGGACCCGGCGGCCGTGGCCTACGAGGCCATGGACAAGGCGGTGAGCGAAGGCTACGACCTGCTCCTGCTCGACACGGCCGGACGCCTCCACACCAAGGTCAATTTAATGGAAGAACTGAAGAAGGTGCAGCGGGTGCTGGGCAAGAAGCATCCGGGTGCCCCCCACCGCTGCGTCCTGGTCATCGACGCCACCACCGGCCAGAACGCCCTTTCGCAGACCAAACTTTTCAACGAAGCCGTGGGCCTGGACGAAATCATCCTGACCAAGCTCGACGGCACGGCCAAGGGAGGCGTGGTGGTGGCAGTGACCCTTCAGCACAGACTGCCCATCACCTTTGTCGGCCTGGGCGAGAAGATGGAAGATCTGCGCCCCTTCAACGGCAAGGACTTTGCCAAGGCGCTGCTCACCTAA